The following DNA comes from Terriglobales bacterium.
GCGGGAAGCCCATTTTCGGCGAATGTCTTCCGTGTTGCGGCTAGCTGCGATTGCGGGTGGTGCAACTAAACTGCTCAAGCTAAGCGCGCCGGCGTGAGTGAGGTAAGTTTCCAGAGAAGCCATAACCACACGCGCTTCCAACGTCAGCAAATCCATACCCGCTAATGAAAGGCGCACCCAAGCATCAATAACAATGCCTTTATCAAGAACGCGGTCAAGAACTTCAATGAGGGTCGCTCGGCCGTCTTCGTGAATTACAGCCATGCTGCTCCGAGAATTCGATCGCACGTTTGACGTAAAGTGCGTTCGATGCTAGTCCGAACATCAG
Coding sequences within:
- the gvpJ gene encoding gas vesicle protein GvpJ; translation: MAVIHEDGRATLIEVLDRVLDKGIVIDAWVRLSLAGMDLLTLEARVVMASLETYLTHAGALSLSSLVAPPAIAASRNTEDIRRKWASRYRSS